DNA from Carboxydocella sporoproducens DSM 16521:
AGAAATACCGTTTCCGCCGGTTCCCCTTGCCGAAACAGTTCCTCCCCTTTTTCCAGGTGCCTTTTCCCTGTATTCTGGCAAATATGCTGGAAAAGATCTTCCTGTACCCCGGCAAAAAGGGGAATATCCCGCAGACAAAAAGCGCATTCCTCCCGCAACACAACCCTCACCTCCAGAATCCCTTGTTTATATTCTCCACTAAATCCCCAATCCCTGCCAGGTCTAACTTTTTCCTCTACCGGTCATACTATGAAAGAAACACAAGCAACAGAAAGGGGATTGGCATGGAGGATAAAATCTATGATATCGCCATCATCGGCTGCGGCCCCGCTGGCCTTTCAGCCGCCATCAATGGTCAGATTCGCCGTAAGTCCATCATCCACTTCGGGACAGATTTTTGTTCCCCTAAATTACATAAAGCCCCCCGGGTGGACAATTACCTGGGCCTGCCGGAAATGAGCGGAGATGAAATGCGCCAGCGTTTTCTCGCCCATTACCAGAGTCTGGGGCTCAATATCCTGCCCCAGCAGGTTACTCAGGTCGCACCTCAGGGAGAAGTTTTTGGCCTGCTGGCCAAAAATGAATTCTACCAGGCCAGAACGGTGATTATCGCCACCGGCATACCTATGGCCCGCTTTTTGCCTGGAGAACAGGAACTGCTGGGCAAAGGAGTAGGCTATTGTGCCACTTGCGATGGTCCCCTTTATCAGGGTAAAACAGTAGCCTACATAGCCGAAAACCCCAAAGGGGAAGAAGAACTGCCTTTCTTGACCCAGATCTGCGGCAAAGTCTACTATCTTCCCCTTTATGAAAAGAATATAGGTTTTCAAGCTGCCAATCTGGAGGTTGTGTTCATTAGGCCCAGGGCAATCCATGGTCAGGATAAGGTGGAGGCCCTGGAGCTGGCCGACGGTACCCGGCTGACAGTGGATGGAGTTTTTCTGGAAAAAGAGACCTTACCACCCGGTCAACTGATTCCAGGGCTAGAGCTGGAGGATAACCATATTAAAGTCAACCGCCAGCAGGAAACCAATCTCCCAGGTGTTTTTGCCGCCGGGGACTGTACCGGTACCCCCTACCAGCTGGCCAAGGCTGTAGGAGAAGGGCTGGTAGCGGCTCTGGCAGCAGTGCGCTATCTGGATCGACAGCAATAAAAACAAGGGCCCCGGTCATGACCGGGGCTTTAACATGGGGAGAGGATGGATGAGTGGGTGTGGGTCTATGGTATTGGAGTTCAAAAATGAACTCCAAACTTGTAAACTTTTTTACATTTTCGCTAATGAGTGTTATTATCGTTTACCGCAACTTAATTATATCCTCTCCCCCGCTTCTTGTCAATATCACTGGCTAAAGGCGATTAACAAAAATAACCCGTAAAAAATACCGCCTGCCAGCAAGGTAAAGGCACTAATCCTGCCTTTGATGTTCATCAAAAGATAAACATAACCTGCGGAGGCCAGAGCAAAAAAGGAGCTAATAAGCGGTAAAGAAGGCCAGGTAAATTGCCAGGGGGTCAGGAAGATCCCCAGAGCGGGAATAACTGAACTCTGGAAAACCATTGCCCCGGAAATATTGCCCAGCGCCAGAGTGTCCCTTCCCTGCCGAATCCAGATTACTGAATTGAACTTTTCCGGTAACTCAGTGGCAATGGGCGTGATAATCAGGGACAGGACCAGCGGCGAAATACCCCAGTGTCCCGAAAGAACTTCCAGAGATTTGACGAAATACTCAGCCCCCATTACAATGGCCCCTAAAGCAGTTACAACCTGTAACAGGATTATGCCCAGGGCGGGGTTGGGATTATTTCTGGCAAAGGTGAGAGGAGAAAGGCATTCACATTCTACCCCTTCCTCATCCTGAATGGTTTTATAAGCATAAATAATATAGGCTCCCAGCAAGGCCACTGCCACTGCCAGTTTCAACTGCCTTATAGTCAGGAATGAAGCCACAATGGCCAGAGCATAGACCAGCAAGAAGAAACGCAAATCCCGGCCAACTACCCTCTTATCCACTGTCATCCAGGTGCGGCTGGGGCGCCGATAGGCAAAAGCCAGAGCTGCCAGCCCGGACACACAAAAAGCCAGGGTTCCCAGCATAAACGGAGCTCCCAGAATAGCTCCAATACCGATTTCTGTACCAGCCTCCTGGCCAGCGTTGAAGAGAATGGCTATAATGGGTACCAGGGTTTCCGGCAGGGCCGTCCCCACCGCTGCCAGAATACTGCCCACCGCCCCTTCGTTCATTCCTAATCGTTTCCCCAGCCATTCCACCCCGTTGGTGAACAGCTCTGCTCCTAACAAAATTACTCCCAAACTGACCAGGAGAATACCGATTTCCAGCATGCCTCAGCCTCCGTTCTCCTCAGTAATTCCTGCGGCCCGGGCCAGCCAGTCCCATACTTCTTCCCGACCCTGCCTGGTCTCTGCCGAAAAGGGCAGCAGCTGGTGTTCCGGTTTTAACCCCAGCTCATTCCTGATAATCTTCAGGTGTTTGGCCCATTGCCCCCGGCTGATTTTATCCGCCTTGGTGGCTACCACCAGGGTCGGTTTGTTGAAGTAGCAGAGCCAGTCATACATCATCACGTCATCCCGGGTAGGGGGATGGCGAATATCCACCAGCAGCACCACTGCCACCAGTTCCCGGCGTTGATTGAGATAGGCTTCGATAAAACGTCCCCAGCGCTCCCGTTCCGCCCTGGAAACCCGGGCAAAACCATAGCCGGGCAAATCCACGAGGTAAAGCAGATCATTGACACTATAAAAATTGATGGTCTGGGTTTTGCCCGGCTGGGAACTGGTACGGGCCAGGTTTTTTCTCTGCACCAGGGTATTGATAAGAGAAGATTTGCCCACATTGGAACGGCCGGCGAAGGCAATTTCCGGCCGGCCGTCCTGAGGATATTGTTCTGCTTTGACTGCACTAACAGTATATTCTGCCTTAATGATTTTCATGCTGTTCCTCACCACACCTGGGAGCTTCGGTTTCATTCCAGACTATGGCTTCTTTCAAGACCTGGTCCATATGGTCAACCAGGACGAACTTGAGCTTTTTGCGCACATTCGCTGGAATTTCCTCCAGGTCTTTCTTGTTTTCGCTGGGTAAAATTACCGTGGTAATTCCAGCCCGGTGGGCAGCCAGCACTTTTTCCTTGACCCCGCCTATGGGCAGAACCCGTCCCCGCAGGGTAATTTCCCCCGTCATGGCTACATCACAGCGCACCGGTTTGTTGAGCAGAGCTGAAGCCAGGGCCGTGGCCATGGTAATCCCCGCCGAAGGCCCATCCTTGGGAATAGCTCCCTCCGGTACGTGGATATGGATATCAGTGTGTTCGTGGAATTCAGGGTCAATTCCCAGCTGTTCGGCCCGAGAGCGCACATAGGTAAAGCCTGCCTGGGCCGACTCTTTCATGACATCCCCCAGCTTGCCTGTCAGGGTGAGCTTGCCCTTTCCTTTCATCAGGGAAACCTCAATGGCCAGGGTGTCTCCCCCTACTTCCGTCCAGGCCAGACCGGTAGCTACTCCCACTTCATTGGCCTTTTCCGCTGTACCATAGCGGAAACGGGGAATACCAAGGTATTGCTCCAGATTCTGCACCGTGACCTTGACGGTTTCTGCCTCTTCCTGTACAATCTGACGGGCCGCTTTCCGGCAGAGGGCAGCCACTTGCCGTTCCAGGTTGCGAACCCCGCTCTCCTTGGTATACTGCCGGATGATGCGGCGGATAACATTTTCCGAAACCTGCAATTGTTCCGGTTTCAGCCCATGTTCCTTGACCTGCTTGGGCAAAAGATAACGCAGGGCGATTTGTACTTTTTCCTCCTCGGTATAACCGCTGACATGAATTACTTCCATCCGGTCCAGCAAAGGCCGCGGAATGCTATACAGATTATTGGCAGTAGTGATAAACATCACCTTGGATAAATCAAACGGCACTTCCAGGTAGTGATCGACAAAATTAGCATTTTGTTCCGGGTCCAGCACTTCCAGCAGAGCCGCCGACGGGTCTCCCCGGAAGTCCATGGACATTTTATCGATTTCGTCCAGACAGAAAACGGGGTTTTTGGACCCTGCCTGTTTGATACCCTGAATGATGCGGCCAGGCAATGCGCCTACATAGGTGCGGCGATGGCCGCGGATTTCCGCTTCATCCCGTACCCCACCCAGGGACATGCGAATATATTTGCGCTCTAACGCCCGGGCTATGGATTTGACCAGGGAGGTTTTGCCCACCCCCGGCGGGCCTACCAGACAGAGAATAGGACCTTTCATCTTCTTGGCCAGTTTGCGAATAGCCAGATATTCAAGGATGCGCTCCTTGACCTTTTCCAGGCCGTAATGGTCCTCATCCAGAATCTGTTCTGCCCGTTTGATGTCAATGCGATCTCTGGTTTCTTTGGCCCAGGGCATAGCCAGGAGCCAGTCCAGATATGTACGAATCACAGCGGTCTCTGCCACCATGGGAGGCATTTTTTCCAGCCGCTCTACCTCTTTCAAGGCTTTTTCCTCTACTTCTTTCGGCATTTTGGCGGCCCTGATCTTTTCCCGGTATTCCTCACTTTCTGCCACCCGTTCGTCCTTTTCTCCCAGCTCCTTCTGGATGGCCTTGATTTGCTCCCGCAAATAGTACTCCCGCTGGGACTTTTCCATCTGTTTGCGGACGCGGATATTGATGCGCCGTTCCAGCTCCACGATTTCCAGTTCCTTGCCGACGATTTCACAGAGTTTTTCCAGCCGTTCTGCCACGGAGAATGCTTCCAGGATAGCCTGCTTTTCTTCTACCTTCAGACTCAGGTGGGAAGCAATGATATCCGCCAGACGCCCAGGTTCATCCAGATTGATCAGTCCGGCCAGAGTTTCCGGAGGAATTTTTTTACTGATCTTAACGTATTGCTCAAACTGGTTGAGCAAAGTACGCATCAGGGCTTCAGTTTCCGGGGTTTTTCTTTCTTCATCCATATGTTCTTCGACTTCAACCTGGAAGAATGGTTCTTCCGCTATGTACTTTCGAATCCGTGCCCGGGCCAGACCTTCCACCAGCACCCGAATGGTACCTCCCGGTAATTTGAGCAATTGCTTGACTTCCGCAATGGTTCCAATAGCATAAACATCTTCCGGACCGGGATTATCATTTTGTGCTTCTTTTTGAGTGGTCAGGAAAATCAAGCGCTCCTGAGTCATGGCCTCATCGATGGCTTTGATGGATTTTTCCCGTCCCACATCGAGATGAATGACCATGTGAGGAAAGACCAGAATACCGCGCAGAGGCAGCAATGGTAGTGTCTTGTTTTCTTTACTGGCAGCAGCTGCCATATTTTCACCTCCAAACCCCTATGACACTATCGTTAGTATATTCTATCATAAGATTTTTCATCAAACAAACAGTACATAATAATGGGGGAGGTGAGCAGGATATGGCAAATCCCACAATTTCCACTCTATTAGAAAAAAATATCAAATTCCTTGAAAATCTTTTCAGCCCCAGCTCCGATTTGCAAATCCGAACCTTTCATACCCGCCATGGTAAAGGGGCCCTGGTGTTTTTTGAGTCCCTGGTCACTAAAAAGACCGTCAGTGACCAGGTTCTTGCTCCCCTTCTTCTGCATCTACCCAAACTGGAAATGATTAATTATGAATCCCTCCTGACCATCCATGCTCTGGAAAAATACGATAGCTGGCAGGAAGCCATTCCGGCCCTACTCAATGGTAGCTGTTTGCTTTTATTGCAAAACCAGCGTTCCTGTTATGGCCTGGAAGTTAAAGGCTATCCTGATCGTCAGGTAACTGAACCGGAATCGGAAACAGTAGTCCGTGGTCCCCGGGAAGGTTTTGTGGAAAATCTGTTGACCAATATCAGCCTGATTCGGCGCCGGCTCAATACTGTCGACCTGAAAGTGGAATTAATGGAAATCGGTGACCTGGCACCGACCAAAGTCGCTGTTATCTATCTGACCAGCACCACCCGCACCGATCTGGTCCTGGAAGTAAAAAAACGCCTGCAGGCCATCAAATTGCCTACCGTCCTGGAGTCAGGTTATCTGGAGGAGTTTATTGAAGATAACAAATACAGTGTCTTTCCCCAAATCGCCCATACTGAACGGCCTGACCGGGTGGTAGCCAATTTGCTGGAGGGCAGGGTGGCCATCTTATGTGACGGCACTCCTTTTGTGCTGATTATCCCCACTACCTTTAACCAGTTCTGGCAGGCCAATGAGGATTATTATGAACGCTATCCCATTGCTTCACTGATTCGTACTATTCGTCTGGCTTCCTTGCTTTTGTCCTTGCTGTTGCCTTCCCTTTTTGTGGCGGTAATCAGCTTTCATCCGGAAATGCTGCCTACTGTTTTACTCCTGAATTTTATGCAACAACGGGAAGGCGTCCCTTTTCCCATCTTTGTCCAGGCATTGATCATGGAAGTTTCTTTCGAAGCCCTGCGGGAAGCCGGGGTGCGCTTACCCCGGGCCGTGGGTCAGGCTGTCAGTATTGTCGGGGCTCTGGTTATCGGTGAAGCAGCGGTCAAGGCTGGCCTGGTAGCTCCTGCCATGGTAATCATGGTGGCAGTTACCGGTATTGCATCCTTTGCTGCCGGCAATTACCCCCTGGCTATCGCTATGCGGCTTTTGCGCTTCCCCATGTTAGCTTTAGCAGCTATCCTTGGCCTTTATGGCATTATGCTTGGGGTAATAATGATAGTGCTGCATGTTACCAGCCTGCATTCTTTCGGACAGCCCTATATGTCACCGATCGCCCCCCTTAATATTCAAGGTTTGAAGGATTTTATTCTGCGGGTACCCATCTGGTTTAACAGGAGGCAAAAAACATGACTCCCTGGCAAGCGATTCTGCTGGGCGTTTCCGCTATCTTTTCCACATCTATTCTGTTCGTACCGGCTATTACCACCCATCATGCCCTGAATGACAGCTGGGTATCTGCTATACTGGCTACTCTGGCCGGCTTCTTGCTGGCCGAAATCCAGATCAGACTCCAATCTTATTATCCCGGTCAACATTTACTGAGCATCCTGCGCCAGACATGGGGCAAACTGGGCTGGCTTATTGGTCTTGGCTATGCTTTCTGGTTCTTCCATGTTACCATTGAAGTCTTTCAAGAATTTACTACCATCCTGGTGGCGGTCTTTATGCCGGAAACGCCTAAAATGATTTTTTTCCTGACCATTCTGGTTCCCATTCTCTACTGCCTGAACCTGGGAATTCATACCCTGGCCCGGACTGCAGAAATTTTTCTGCCTGTTTCTTTTATATTTTTCGTAATTTTAGCTCTCCTGGCTTTACCTAATTATCAGTTTGATAACCTGCTTCCCTTTCTGGACCGGGGCTTTTTGCCGGTGCTGAAAGGTGCAGTTACTCCTGCCAGCTGGTTTGCGGAAATAGTCTGTCTATCTTTTCTCATCTATCATGGTAATCAACAAACCCAAAGACGGGGGCGAAAAATTGGCTATGGAATCATAGCCATCTGTGGATTTTTGTTTACCATAAATGTTATCGGGATTGTTTCCATTTTCGGCCCCTTATATGTCCGTAAACTGGTTTTCCCAACTTTGAGTGGAGCCAGGGTAATTTCCCTTTTTAATTTCCTGGAAAGACTGGAATCCCTTTTTCTTTCCTTCTGGATTCTTACAGTATTCGTTAAACTGGCAATCTGGTACTGGTTGACCTGTTTTGCTATCAAGGATATTTTTAATCTCAAAAGCCGGGAAGTAACTATTGGTTTGCTGCTATTACCTCTAATGGTAGCATCCAATTATTTTCTCTATGATAATATTTCCCAGCTGGTTGCCTTTCTGGGTGGCATCTGGCCAGTCTATACCCTGCTGACCTTTGGTTTTGTCATTCCCTTTTGTTTGCTGTTATGGCTGGCAGGCCGTAAACTGCTCTTTCCCCTCCTGATTTTTCTGCTGCTTCTTAATAGCGGCTGCTGGAGTATTAAAGAATTAAACCGCCGCGCAGTAGCACTGGGCCTGGCCATCGACCCCGGCCCCGGTAACACCCTGCGCCTGACGGCAGAAGTAATAAAACCTGAACAAAGTGCCAGGGAAGTAGCCCCAACCCAGCGCCGGATCCTGGTTTCCAGCAGTGGGGAAACGATTTTTGCTGCGGCCCGCAATTTATCCCTCTCGGTATCCCGGGAACTCTACTGGGGGCATGTTATTGCGGTTTTGATTAACGAAGATCTGGCCAGAGAAAATCCGGGCAAACTGCTGGATTTTTTCACCCGTTACCCGGAAATCCGGGAAAATGTCTGGCTTTTTGTTACTAAAGGTTCAGCAGCCAGATTTCTGGCTGCCAGACCGCAATTTGAAACTTCCATGGCCCAGCAAATCGGGTTTCTGGCTACCACTTCCGGTGGCTATAGCCTCAGACTATATCAGTTCATTAATCAATGGATCGATCCGGAAATAACTCCGGTCCTGGGTTTACTGGAATTGAAAGGACAGAATCCTGTTTTCGGGGGACTGGCTGTTTTTGACAATTCTCGACTGAAAGGGTTTTTATCGGTCAATGAAATGCGGGCTTATATGTGGTTGATCAATGAAATCAAAAACGGGGCAATCACCATTGACCTGAGAAACAACAAGAAATTAACAGTACAGATTCGCCTGGCCGAATGCAGCAAGGAACTGGTCAAATCCCGGCCCTTAACCTTTAAACTTAAGATCAGACTAAAAGCCAATTTAACAGAACAACAAACCCATATCAATTTAGCTGACCCTGAAGCTTATAAAAAAGTGGAAAAATTATTGGCCCGGGATTTGACCATCCGCCTCAACAGCACCATTAACAAATTCAAACACTGGCAGGTTGACCCGCTGGGCCTGGGCAAAACCTTCCATCGCCAGCAGCATCACCTCTGGCATCAATATGAAAAGAACTGGCCTGACCTGATTGCCAGCAGCCAGATCCTGATTCAGGTCAATGTCAATCTGGAAAATATCGGCCTTACCAGTCAATCCTTTACAAGGGAGGAAACGAGATGACCCCCAGTGCACTGCTCTGGTTCAGTTTTTTGGCGATTCTGGCTGCCAGCTTACCTGCAGTTTTTCGTTTCTGGCAACAGGAAAGTTCCCGTACCGCAAAAATCCTGCTCAGCCTGCTCTGGTTAAGCGGAATTGGCTTATTAATGCTGGCAGCTCTGGCACTAACTTTACCTAATCTGGATCAATTTGTCACCAGACTCTTTCAGCCTCTTGCCCACAAAATCGGCCTGATATGATATAATAGCCCTTGTAAGGGAGGGCTAACAATGGTCAATTACCGCTTGAAATATCCCCTCTTGCTTTTTCTACTGGCTACTGCTGTCAGCAGCCTGCTCTGGTGGTGGCAACCCCAGGTTATTTTCACCGCTGCTGCTCTGTTCAAATCAGAACAGGTCGGTTATACGCCCCTGCAGCTTAATCCAAACCAGCGCCTGCTGGTGATCGCACCTCATCCTGATGATGAGGTGCTGGCCACCGGGGGGTTGCTGGCGATGGCTCACGCCCAGGGCCTGCCCGTCAAAGTAATCGTGGTAACTATGGGCGACAGTTTTAAACTGGCCTGTGAACACAGCAGCGGTAAAATAGAACCGACTGCAGCTGATTTTTTCCGTCTCGGCCTGCAGAGGTGGCAGGAAAGCAGGCAAGGACTGACCCGCCTGGGTCTTAAACCTGACCAGCAAGCCGTCTACCTGGGTTTTCCTGATGGAGGCCTGCGTTTCCTCTGGGAACAATCCTGGCAAAAACCCCGGCTCAGTGGCGGAGTGCGTACCGATAAAGTCCCCTATCCCCAGGCCAGACAGCCCGGTCTGAGTTATACAGGAGAAAATCTGCTCCAGTCCCTGCAGGCAGAAATTCGGGCTTTTCAACCTACGGATATCTTCTATCCGACTCCGGCTGATGAGCATCCCGACCACTGGGCGGTAGGCACCTTTACCGAAATAGCCCTGCAGGAATTACAGCTGCCCGTCAGGCGCCATACCTACCTGGTCCACCATGTGGCCTGGCCGGCATTGTGGGCAGCAGAACCAAACCGGGAGGCAGAACCGCCTCCACGCCTGGTCGGACCGGAATTTAACTGGGAAAGACTGAAGTTAAATAATGAAGCCAAAACTGCCAAGGACCAGGCTCTGGCTGCCCACCATTCCCAGCTGGCGGTGATGGAACCATATCTGAAAGGCTTTCTGCGAGCTTCGGAAATTTTCCTGTCCTGGTCCGATTACAACCTGCCCTTTACTATGCCAGACGGCGAGCTGGACCATGTCCGGGTACGGCTAAAGCCAGGCGAAGATATCAAAGCCCTTGCCATCCAGCCCACAGCCTCAGATTGGACTGCTAACTTACAGCTCTATGGAACCCCTGAACGCAGTAGTTCCTATCGTTTATACCTCTGGCTTTACCGGGATCAGCATCCTCTGGCCCATCTGCTGCTGGAGGGGGATAAGGCAAGGGTACTCTGGGCAACTGCTGCGTACAACCTGGCAACAAAAAAAGTCCCCTTTCACTGGCAGGAAAAGGGACTGGAATGGCAAATACCTTCCGAACTATTAGGCCAGGCCAACCGGGTGTTGCTGGCCGGCATGACTGGCAGCAACGGCAAGCAAATTGCGGACAAAACCGGCTGGTACTGGGTAAAACTACAATGACATGGCCGCCAGGGTTTGACCCTGGCTTTTTTCTTCTCGCACCAGGATAGCATGCCGGATGACCTCGGAAATGTGTTTAACCGGGATTACTTCAATACCTTTGATTTCCGCCAGCAGCTGCTGATAGTTATCCTGGGGAATCAGCACTTTTTCTGCCCCGGCCTGGCGAGCAGCTTCCACTTTGGCCACAATTCCACCTACTGGCCGCACCAGACCTCTTAAAGAGACTTCTCCGGTCATGGCTACCCGATTGTCCACCGGCAAATTGCGCACTGCCGAATAAATAGCGGTCAGGATACTGATTCCGGCTGAAGGTCCATCGATAGGAGTGCCCCCGGGGAAATTGAGGTGAATGTCATAATCCAGGGCCTCAATCCCCAGGTAACGGCGAAGAACAGTTAGGACATTATCCACCGAAGCCCGGGCCATGGATTTGCGGCGCAGGGTCTTGCCCCCGCCCCCCAGTTCTTCTTCTTCCACCAGACCGGTCATCAGCACCCGCCCCGTCCCCGGAGTGACGGGAATTACCGTGGCTTCCACTTCCACTACGGTACCCATGCCCGGTCCATAGACAGCCAGTCCATTGACCAGACCCACCTGGGGCGCCGGGGGGATTTTTTTCTCCGGCCGGGGACTGTACTGGCCGCTGTTAACCACCCATTCCACATCCGCCACCCGAATCAGATTGCGTCCTTCGGTCAAAGCCAGACCGGCAGCGATTTGCACCATATTGACCGCTTCCCGGCCATTGGTGGCATACTTTTTAATCACATCCACAGCCCCTGCTTCCACAGGCATCTTGATTTTTTCTGCCGCGTTGGCCGCTATGACCCCTATTTCTTCAGGCAGCAGGGCCCGGAAAAAAACCTCCATACAGCGGGAACGCAAAGCCGGAGGCAATTCCTGGGGCAGGCGGGTAGTGGCTCCCACCAGACGAAAATCCGCTGGCAGTCCATTCTGGAAGATATCATGAATATGGGAAGGGATATTGCCATCTTCCGCACTGTAATAGGCTGACTCCAGAAAAACCTTGCGGTCCTCCAGGACTTTTAACAATTTATTCATTTGTACCGGATGCAATTCTCCGATTTCGTCAATAAACAAAATCCCTCCGTGGGCTTTGGTTACTGCCCCCGGCTTGGGTTGTGGAATACCCGCCATGCCCAGGGGACCAGCCCCCTGGTAGATCGGGTCATGGACTGAGCCGATCAGGGGATCGGCAATGCCCCGTTCATCAAAACGGGCGATAGTGGCATCCAGTTCCGTGAAGGTAGCTTCCGGTCCAAAGGGAGAAAGGGGATTGCGTTTGGCTTCTTCCAGCACCAGCCGCGCTGCTGCGGTTTTCCCTACCCCCGGCGGACCATAGATGATAACATGCTGGGGATTAGGTCCGCACAAAGCTGCCCGCAGAGCTTTTAAACCTTCTTCCTGGCCGATGATTTCCTCGAAGCGGGTTGGACGGGTTTTTTCCGCCAGGGGTTCAGTCAGGGATATGCGCCTGAGCTGCTGGAGTTTCTCCATTTCCTTCCGGCTTTCCCGGTTGACCGCAATTTTGGTGCCCTGCTGGGCCTTGAGCAAGTTCAAAAAGTAGAGTCCGATCACAATGGCAAAAAAAAGCTGAATCAAGCCGACAATGCCACTGATGCCAATGGAATTCATAAAAAATCACCTCCGGTTGGTCTACTTAGATATTATTACCAGCCAGAGGTGATTTTAATCTTTAGGCTGTAACGCCTTTTTTCTTTTTCTTCTTTTCCGCTGTAATAATCAAGGGCTGTTCCTTCTTCAAAATGCAATCAGCAGTGATAACCACTTTTTCGATGTCATCCCGCGAAGGAATTTCGTACATGACATCCAGCATGATATCTTCGATAATAGCCCTCAGCCCCCGGGCCCCGGTATTGCGCTTGAGCGCCTCCTGAGCCACTACCCGCAGGGCTTCCGGCTGAAACTCCAGCTCGATGCCATCCAGCTCGAAAAGTTTCTGGTACTGCTTGACCAGAGCATTCTTGGGCTCAGTCAGGATGCGGACGAGAGCCTCTTCATCCAGGGCATCCAGGGTAACAATCACCGGCAGCCGCCCGACAAACTCCGGAATCAGGCCGTACTTGAGCAAATCCTCGGGCAGGATCTCCCGCAGCAGCTCACCGATGTTGCGCTCCTGCCGGGACTTGACTTCCGCCCCAAAGCCCAGGGTTTTCTTGGCCAGCCGGTTTTGAATGATTTTGTCCAGACCATCAAAGGCACCACCGCAGATAAAGAGGATATTGGTAGTGTCCAGCTGAATGAATTCCTGATGGGGGTGTTTGCGTCCTCCCTGCGGGGGCACACTGGCAGTAGTCCCCTCCAGAATTTTCAGCAGGGCCTGCTGTACCCCTTCTCCAGATACATCCCGGGTAATGGAGGGGTTATCGGACTTGCGGGCGATTTTATCGATTTCATCAATATAGACAATCCCTTTTTCCGCCCGCTCGATATCATAATCGGCATTCTGGATCAGCTTGAGGAGAATGTTCTCTACATCCTCACCCACATAACCGGCTTCCGTCAAACTGGTCGCATCGGCAATGGCAAAAGGCACATTGAGAAGCCGGGCCAGAGTCTGAGCCAGCAACGTCTTACCACTACCGGTAGGGCCGATCATGATGATATTGGACTTTTGCAGTTCCACATCATCAATTTTGCCTCCCAGATTGATGCGCTTGTAGTGGTTATAGACTGCCACGGCCAGGGCTTTTTTGGCTTCCTCCTGACCGATGACATACTGGTCCAGGATCTCCTTGATCTCTCTGGGTTTGGGGATATCACCCAGTTCGAATTCCGTTTCCTCGTGCAATTCCTCTTCGATGATTTCATTGCACAGTTCTATACATTCATCACAGATATATACCCCGGGGCCAGCCACCAGCTTCTTGACCTGATCCTGTAACTTGCCGCAGAAGGAACACTTCAGTTGGCCTTTGTCATCATATTTGTACATAAAATATCACCTCAAAGTTTACTTCTTACGGGTAATCACCTCATCGATGATCCCGTACTGTTTAGCCTGGTCTGCTGACATGAAGAAATCCCTTTCGGTAT
Protein-coding regions in this window:
- a CDS encoding spore germination protein is translated as MANPTISTLLEKNIKFLENLFSPSSDLQIRTFHTRHGKGALVFFESLVTKKTVSDQVLAPLLLHLPKLEMINYESLLTIHALEKYDSWQEAIPALLNGSCLLLLQNQRSCYGLEVKGYPDRQVTEPESETVVRGPREGFVENLLTNISLIRRRLNTVDLKVELMEIGDLAPTKVAVIYLTSTTRTDLVLEVKKRLQAIKLPTVLESGYLEEFIEDNKYSVFPQIAHTERPDRVVANLLEGRVAILCDGTPFVLIIPTTFNQFWQANEDYYERYPIASLIRTIRLASLLLSLLLPSLFVAVISFHPEMLPTVLLLNFMQQREGVPFPIFVQALIMEVSFEALREAGVRLPRAVGQAVSIVGALVIGEAAVKAGLVAPAMVIMVAVTGIASFAAGNYPLAIAMRLLRFPMLALAAILGLYGIMLGVIMIVLHVTSLHSFGQPYMSPIAPLNIQGLKDFILRVPIWFNRRQKT
- a CDS encoding sodium:calcium antiporter produces the protein MLEIGILLVSLGVILLGAELFTNGVEWLGKRLGMNEGAVGSILAAVGTALPETLVPIIAILFNAGQEAGTEIGIGAILGAPFMLGTLAFCVSGLAALAFAYRRPSRTWMTVDKRVVGRDLRFFLLVYALAIVASFLTIRQLKLAVAVALLGAYIIYAYKTIQDEEGVECECLSPLTFARNNPNPALGIILLQVVTALGAIVMGAEYFVKSLEVLSGHWGISPLVLSLIITPIATELPEKFNSVIWIRQGRDTLALGNISGAMVFQSSVIPALGIFLTPWQFTWPSLPLISSFFALASAGYVYLLMNIKGRISAFTLLAGGIFYGLFLLIAFSQ
- the yihA gene encoding ribosome biogenesis GTP-binding protein YihA/YsxC, translated to MKIIKAEYTVSAVKAEQYPQDGRPEIAFAGRSNVGKSSLINTLVQRKNLARTSSQPGKTQTINFYSVNDLLYLVDLPGYGFARVSRAERERWGRFIEAYLNQRRELVAVVLLVDIRHPPTRDDVMMYDWLCYFNKPTLVVATKADKISRGQWAKHLKIIRNELGLKPEHQLLPFSAETRQGREEVWDWLARAAGITEENGG
- a CDS encoding NAD(P)/FAD-dependent oxidoreductase, with the protein product MEDKIYDIAIIGCGPAGLSAAINGQIRRKSIIHFGTDFCSPKLHKAPRVDNYLGLPEMSGDEMRQRFLAHYQSLGLNILPQQVTQVAPQGEVFGLLAKNEFYQARTVIIATGIPMARFLPGEQELLGKGVGYCATCDGPLYQGKTVAYIAENPKGEEELPFLTQICGKVYYLPLYEKNIGFQAANLEVVFIRPRAIHGQDKVEALELADGTRLTVDGVFLEKETLPPGQLIPGLELEDNHIKVNRQQETNLPGVFAAGDCTGTPYQLAKAVGEGLVAALAAVRYLDRQQ
- the lon gene encoding endopeptidase La, producing MAAAASKENKTLPLLPLRGILVFPHMVIHLDVGREKSIKAIDEAMTQERLIFLTTQKEAQNDNPGPEDVYAIGTIAEVKQLLKLPGGTIRVLVEGLARARIRKYIAEEPFFQVEVEEHMDEERKTPETEALMRTLLNQFEQYVKISKKIPPETLAGLINLDEPGRLADIIASHLSLKVEEKQAILEAFSVAERLEKLCEIVGKELEIVELERRINIRVRKQMEKSQREYYLREQIKAIQKELGEKDERVAESEEYREKIRAAKMPKEVEEKALKEVERLEKMPPMVAETAVIRTYLDWLLAMPWAKETRDRIDIKRAEQILDEDHYGLEKVKERILEYLAIRKLAKKMKGPILCLVGPPGVGKTSLVKSIARALERKYIRMSLGGVRDEAEIRGHRRTYVGALPGRIIQGIKQAGSKNPVFCLDEIDKMSMDFRGDPSAALLEVLDPEQNANFVDHYLEVPFDLSKVMFITTANNLYSIPRPLLDRMEVIHVSGYTEEEKVQIALRYLLPKQVKEHGLKPEQLQVSENVIRRIIRQYTKESGVRNLERQVAALCRKAARQIVQEEAETVKVTVQNLEQYLGIPRFRYGTAEKANEVGVATGLAWTEVGGDTLAIEVSLMKGKGKLTLTGKLGDVMKESAQAGFTYVRSRAEQLGIDPEFHEHTDIHIHVPEGAIPKDGPSAGITMATALASALLNKPVRCDVAMTGEITLRGRVLPIGGVKEKVLAAHRAGITTVILPSENKKDLEEIPANVRKKLKFVLVDHMDQVLKEAIVWNETEAPRCGEEQHENH